The proteins below come from a single Dinghuibacter silviterrae genomic window:
- a CDS encoding FecR family protein, translating to MPDKNLIRKYLDGLATEEETRAVMAYLAADDSDWQPLEACFAEVADPAPDVEGSVSLKEEVLSGLRQKLYPAVAGEPVRVYRWWRLAAAAAVLAAAVTTLLYYAHTRHDTEVAVVWKTLHNADVHTRLGVLPDGSQVYLSPHSTLSYPTDFVQHRALRLEGEAFFDVTRDDQHPFVVDAGPLSTQVLGTSFNIEAYGDEGTVRISLVQGRVAVRSDTMVRVLKAGEVLTYVRNAKTISMEELKMTNVHDWEDGYMLFNEVPVADALGRIAKRYGLSLDIQDPDGLRGKHVTGVFKQQPLAQTLDIVLFISRYKYRIKGNTLVVLPK from the coding sequence ATGCCGGACAAAAATCTGATTCGCAAATACCTCGATGGCCTTGCTACTGAAGAAGAAACGCGGGCCGTGATGGCGTATTTGGCGGCGGATGATTCCGACTGGCAGCCCTTGGAAGCGTGTTTTGCGGAAGTGGCGGATCCGGCGCCGGACGTGGAGGGTAGCGTTTCGCTGAAGGAGGAGGTGCTCTCCGGGTTGAGACAAAAGCTATACCCGGCCGTAGCGGGGGAGCCGGTACGCGTTTATAGGTGGTGGCGCCTGGCCGCCGCCGCCGCGGTGCTGGCGGCAGCTGTGACGACCCTTTTGTATTACGCGCACACCCGGCACGACACGGAAGTGGCCGTAGTTTGGAAAACCTTGCACAACGCGGATGTGCACACCCGGTTGGGCGTTTTGCCGGACGGCTCGCAAGTATACCTGAGCCCCCATAGTACACTTTCCTACCCAACAGACTTTGTCCAGCACCGGGCGCTTCGGTTGGAAGGGGAAGCCTTTTTCGACGTTACCCGTGATGACCAACACCCGTTCGTGGTGGACGCAGGACCGTTGTCCACGCAGGTGTTGGGGACATCCTTTAATATAGAAGCGTATGGTGATGAGGGTACGGTGCGCATATCCCTGGTTCAGGGACGTGTGGCGGTGCGCAGCGACACCATGGTTCGGGTGCTGAAGGCGGGTGAGGTGCTGACATACGTCAGGAATGCAAAGACCATCAGCATGGAGGAGCTGAAGATGACTAACGTACACGATTGGGAAGACGGCTATATGCTCTTTAACGAGGTCCCGGTGGCAGACGCTCTGGGGCGCATCGCCAAACGCTATGGCCTGTCCCTGGATATTCAAGACCCCGACGGCCTGCGTGGAAAGCACGTGACCGGCGTGTTCAAACAACAACCGCTTGCCCAGACACTCGATATTGTATTGTTCATTTCCCGATATAAATACCGTATCAAAGGGAATACACTGGTAGTGCTCCCGAAATAG
- a CDS encoding TonB-dependent receptor domain-containing protein — translation MLFTRQMAAGIRMPMRSMLICLVLLSFGRWGYAQNNKFPSLTDKVTFSAKTSDAATLVEALQKQTTYSFYMDKAALSGVSLHDLHFQNVSLGRVLQYLQEYCGLSFMLNGKTIAVSRDPDFKPTRHAHQVTGRVVDSKTGAPISGVDIQEDGSRSGAVTDANGRFSLYVSDSSSVVTFSSVGYDARSVHAEDAAALEVRLVQDSKSLGTITVQAYRKVNTEAALLSERQHASIVMDGISAQNIEKTASITTTQALQRVSGVTITDDKYVAVRGLGDRSVIAEMNGVRMSSADPDRSSIPLDLIPANLLDNIEVYKTYTPDHPADASGGIVELKTKSIPDKQVLDVTVETGWNSNIGIGGQVNSYYNSNMGFLGQKIGSHDLHQDFLNLSTQYPGGLPQIQNMIAGASNSTAALQEVTRINNIMQGEFDPVLTTQYKKAALNGIYSVTYGNTFRIFHGHQLGVIAGASYYHRTTDIDGGTLNQYSLYQGILTGNPAIDNNSPRMIPNYITPNTLVLGKYVGQKEYTGTESLNYGFLGGLAYRFNQRNQVSFQYLGSQGGETQASYLTGQYDYTYNLSGPVYNTAYSLKQTFRTLNTYNFQGEHKIGKGEFAPRLSYNLATSRATENDPDYRFVNLIDYRPVGGSYYGTPPTVPGQGGGYAATPDIYSLLSGYVDGYGPYGKIQVDPNGRRYRNMTETNYNHKVDLTVPFPLGGLTQVFKAGFNYLHRDRNFTEHVLSLPGSNFSSEGAYPLYLVNGNLNELVGSKIVGIQQLTSPTGEGAPLVGGFLYNSQKSPNNYQGFYETNAFYGMLDLKLQKNLRLTGGVRFEKTNIQSAVDTSNVYISPSLKNGSVNLVYVNPNSGYKTNYKPYYSANLTYTLSEKMNFRLAYSTTLARPEIRELTNVYEYDPYQQALVVGNPDLTNQETTNYDFRWEWFPKSGEVLSASAFYKQINHQLEKVFILNSAGLSATYPEFPAVEFQNDPNTGYVEGIELEVVKDLGKVWKPLTHFFLGSNVMFANSEVVKNPQRLNADRIMDRNSPSKSPLFEQAPYSVNAYINYANPHTGTDVTVTFNEVGERLIQVNLDGTPDLYSRPAPILDIVFSQMITKRLQFKGYAKNALNPSLNEVYANPGNGGKYYGHTYIRRSYQKGSEIMLGLTYHLF, via the coding sequence ATGCTGTTTACCCGACAAATGGCTGCCGGGATCCGCATGCCCATGCGGTCCATGCTTATCTGTCTCGTACTTCTGTCCTTCGGACGATGGGGGTACGCGCAGAACAACAAGTTTCCTTCCCTTACGGACAAAGTCACTTTCTCGGCCAAGACCTCTGATGCCGCCACCCTCGTGGAGGCCCTGCAAAAGCAGACGACCTATTCCTTTTATATGGACAAGGCCGCGCTCAGTGGGGTTTCCCTCCACGACCTGCATTTTCAGAACGTGTCCTTGGGAAGGGTGCTGCAATACCTGCAAGAGTATTGCGGCCTGTCGTTTATGCTCAACGGTAAGACGATCGCGGTGTCCCGCGATCCCGATTTCAAACCGACCAGGCACGCGCATCAGGTGACCGGCCGGGTGGTCGATAGTAAAACGGGCGCCCCGATTTCCGGGGTGGACATCCAGGAAGATGGATCGAGAAGCGGGGCGGTGACCGACGCGAACGGGCGCTTTTCGCTCTATGTCAGCGATTCCTCTTCCGTGGTGACGTTTTCCTCGGTTGGTTACGATGCAAGGTCGGTGCACGCGGAGGACGCCGCCGCCCTTGAGGTCCGCCTGGTGCAGGATTCCAAATCCCTGGGTACGATCACCGTACAGGCTTATCGCAAGGTGAACACCGAGGCGGCCCTCCTCAGTGAGCGTCAGCACGCCTCTATCGTGATGGACGGGATTTCCGCCCAGAACATCGAAAAGACCGCGAGCATTACCACGACCCAGGCCCTCCAAAGGGTGTCGGGTGTGACGATCACCGACGACAAATACGTAGCGGTACGCGGGCTTGGTGACCGGAGTGTCATCGCCGAAATGAACGGGGTGCGGATGTCCTCCGCGGACCCGGACCGCAGTTCCATCCCGCTCGACCTGATCCCGGCCAACCTGCTGGACAATATCGAGGTGTACAAGACGTATACACCCGATCATCCGGCGGACGCTTCGGGGGGGATCGTTGAGCTAAAGACAAAGTCCATCCCGGACAAGCAAGTCCTGGATGTCACGGTGGAGACGGGCTGGAACAGCAACATCGGGATCGGGGGACAAGTGAACAGTTACTATAACAGCAACATGGGTTTTCTGGGGCAAAAGATCGGGAGTCACGATTTGCACCAGGACTTCCTGAACCTCAGTACCCAATACCCCGGTGGGTTGCCCCAGATTCAAAACATGATTGCGGGCGCCAGCAACAGCACCGCGGCCCTGCAGGAAGTAACCCGGATCAACAACATCATGCAGGGTGAATTCGACCCGGTGCTGACAACCCAATACAAAAAGGCGGCCCTGAACGGCATTTACTCCGTGACCTATGGCAATACGTTCAGGATCTTCCACGGGCACCAACTGGGAGTGATCGCCGGCGCCAGCTACTACCACCGGACGACGGATATTGACGGCGGTACCCTCAACCAGTACAGCCTGTACCAGGGGATCCTGACCGGTAACCCGGCCATCGACAACAACAGCCCCCGGATGATCCCCAACTATATTACCCCCAATACCCTTGTCTTGGGTAAATACGTAGGACAGAAGGAGTACACCGGCACGGAATCGTTGAACTATGGTTTTCTCGGCGGGCTGGCCTACCGGTTCAACCAACGGAACCAGGTCAGCTTCCAATACCTGGGTAGCCAGGGCGGGGAAACCCAGGCCAGCTACCTGACCGGACAATACGACTATACCTACAACCTGTCGGGGCCGGTCTACAACACCGCCTATTCGCTCAAGCAGACGTTCAGAACCCTGAATACCTACAATTTCCAGGGGGAGCACAAGATAGGCAAGGGGGAATTCGCGCCCCGCCTCAGCTACAACCTGGCCACCTCCAGGGCGACGGAGAACGACCCGGACTACCGGTTCGTCAACCTGATCGACTACCGGCCCGTGGGCGGGTCCTATTATGGAACGCCCCCCACGGTTCCGGGGCAGGGCGGCGGCTACGCGGCCACCCCCGATATATACTCCCTGTTGTCGGGATATGTAGACGGGTATGGTCCCTACGGAAAAATACAGGTGGACCCCAATGGCCGCCGCTACCGGAACATGACCGAAACCAATTACAACCATAAGGTGGACCTGACGGTGCCCTTTCCGCTGGGCGGGCTGACGCAGGTCTTCAAGGCCGGCTTTAACTACCTGCACCGGGACCGGAACTTCACCGAGCACGTGCTGTCCCTGCCGGGATCGAATTTTTCCAGTGAGGGCGCCTATCCCCTTTACTTAGTGAACGGGAACCTGAATGAACTGGTGGGGTCAAAGATCGTGGGTATACAGCAGCTCACATCCCCGACGGGTGAGGGCGCTCCCCTGGTCGGTGGCTTCCTGTACAACAGCCAGAAATCCCCCAACAATTACCAGGGGTTCTATGAAACCAACGCCTTCTACGGGATGCTGGACCTGAAGCTGCAAAAGAACCTTCGCCTGACAGGCGGGGTGCGCTTTGAAAAGACCAATATCCAAAGCGCGGTGGACACCTCCAATGTGTACATCAGTCCTTCGCTCAAAAACGGGAGCGTGAACCTGGTATACGTCAATCCCAATTCGGGGTACAAAACCAATTACAAACCTTATTATTCCGCCAACCTGACCTATACCCTCAGCGAAAAAATGAATTTCCGCCTGGCCTACAGCACGACGCTGGCCCGCCCGGAGATCAGGGAACTGACCAATGTGTACGAATACGATCCCTACCAGCAGGCGCTGGTGGTGGGCAACCCGGACCTGACGAACCAGGAAACAACCAACTATGACTTTCGCTGGGAATGGTTTCCGAAATCCGGGGAAGTGCTGTCCGCTTCCGCCTTTTACAAACAGATCAATCATCAGCTGGAAAAAGTATTTATCCTCAATTCCGCTGGTCTGAGCGCCACTTACCCGGAGTTCCCGGCAGTGGAATTCCAGAACGATCCCAATACGGGATACGTCGAAGGTATAGAGCTGGAAGTGGTCAAGGACCTGGGCAAGGTATGGAAACCGCTTACCCATTTCTTCTTAGGCTCCAACGTGATGTTTGCCAACAGTGAAGTGGTGAAAAACCCGCAGCGTCTGAATGCGGACCGGATCATGGACCGGAATTCCCCGTCCAAAAGCCCCCTCTTCGAGCAGGCGCCCTATTCGGTCAACGCTTACATCAACTACGCCAATCCGCATACCGGTACGGACGTTACCGTCACCTTCAACGAAGTCGGAGAGCGCCTGATCCAGGTGAACCTGGACGGTACCCCGGACCTGTACAGCCGGCCGGCGCCCATCCTGGACATCGTGTTCAGCCAGATGATCACCAAGCGCCTTCAGTTCAAAGGCTATGCAAAGAACGCGCTGAACCCTTCCCTGAATGAGGTCTACGCCAACCCCGGCAACGGGGGCAAATACTACGGCCATACCTATATCCGCCGGAGCTACCAGAAGGGCTCGGAGATTATGCTCGGCCTGACCTATCATTTGTTTTGA
- a CDS encoding fasciclin domain-containing protein yields the protein MQRIYFYITALALALTACKKDSSSGNSLAAGNRLTYVIGDNGNLSLFTAALSYTHLGDTLLKPGPYTVLVPNDNAFNASGYANVVAVEGTSSALMDQIISYHILGGTYYLNELPFSFNQEISTLHGDKMYVTHWVKAGDTILTINGTPVIAYNLPASNGVIQVLSAVLNPPIYKNIHEALSGDTALTFFNEAMNHTGLTDTIAEGSAVYTVFAPTNSAFRALGFMSTDSILATDPAILSAIIKYHVLSDRRFIYDYILSTDASGVSGQTMIDGSSATVTLISSGPGTYSGITIQGAGNTSASNLVRSNILAGNGVVHTIDQVLKQTF from the coding sequence ATGCAACGGATCTACTTTTATATAACAGCCCTGGCCCTGGCATTGACGGCTTGTAAAAAGGATAGCTCCTCCGGGAACTCTCTGGCGGCCGGCAACCGGCTGACCTATGTCATAGGGGACAACGGCAATTTAAGCCTGTTTACCGCCGCCCTGTCCTATACCCACCTGGGTGACACCCTCCTGAAACCGGGCCCTTATACCGTGCTGGTTCCGAATGATAATGCGTTCAATGCCTCCGGGTATGCGAATGTCGTAGCGGTGGAAGGGACGAGCAGCGCCCTGATGGATCAGATCATTTCCTATCACATCCTGGGGGGGACGTATTACCTGAATGAATTGCCCTTTTCCTTCAACCAGGAGATCAGCACCCTCCACGGGGACAAAATGTATGTGACCCATTGGGTAAAGGCCGGGGATACCATCCTGACGATCAACGGTACCCCGGTGATCGCATATAACCTCCCTGCTTCCAACGGGGTCATACAAGTGTTGAGCGCCGTTTTGAATCCGCCCATTTACAAAAATATCCATGAAGCCCTGTCAGGGGACACGGCCCTTACCTTCTTTAACGAAGCCATGAACCACACCGGGCTGACGGACACGATCGCGGAGGGGAGCGCCGTCTATACGGTGTTTGCCCCGACGAACAGCGCTTTCCGTGCCCTGGGTTTTATGTCCACGGACAGCATACTCGCTACGGACCCTGCGATACTGTCGGCCATCATCAAGTACCATGTCCTGAGTGACCGCCGCTTTATCTATGACTATATACTGTCCACAGACGCCAGCGGCGTCAGCGGGCAAACGATGATCGACGGCAGCAGCGCGACCGTTACGCTGATCTCCTCCGGACCCGGGACGTACTCCGGTATTACCATCCAGGGGGCGGGTAATACCAGCGCTTCTAACCTGGTGCGCTCCAATATACTGGCGGGGAATGGTGTCGTGCATACGATCGACCAGGTGCTCAAACAGACGTTTTAA
- a CDS encoding DUF4397 domain-containing protein, translated as MFRLTIKEYVVLLMTALTWGACAKSKPNFPTSGNLVTSQQIVSSSARIVNLDGYTDIAVNGQPLTDMLFQQTFGEVIYPSPTPFFPTTGKMGQTYKIPQQFFNAQHTAEVELLQGINTGTLDTLYKKFQVTDDYAQPNDYYDVPYRKNIPPSLATLQITSDSVFVIPRPISPAADPTHFLIRILNLSSGPDAANLVGGMRLAYANGAHVATGAADTLTIPGNYSGYIELPYGTYQFKVLTAQNAQVPSAQQDVVSTSAGLSLTEATGTMSGSPLTYAPIITYQPGGVYTIVVNTNNDFQVPYGNGGLPSASNSFWVIPDITPGANVTYAHLQVANAVPGSDISITVDGQPLGGSVAFPGAGAYQVYVSGTHQVQVTDKGGQIMAQKTLTLNGGDNITAWVYPGPGGADSILPVQNNLSGSWYSPTTGGDGSSAATSQYHTYYPFWIRFLNLCPDLPLVTFTQANGQLFPDNIGYGSSALAAQNLAPGGLPDTYLQYVASFYTMPAQIQVYQSQPLVLPGDWLSDIPALTPSDFVNSTAASYPYGLPTSTGEPGVYTVALVGTGAAAQMIIVKHNQ; from the coding sequence ATGTTCCGATTAACCATAAAAGAATACGTCGTCCTGCTGATGACCGCCCTTACCTGGGGCGCCTGCGCCAAGTCCAAGCCGAACTTCCCGACCTCCGGCAACCTGGTGACCTCCCAGCAGATCGTTTCGTCGAGCGCCCGGATCGTCAATCTTGACGGGTACACCGACATCGCGGTGAACGGGCAGCCGTTGACGGATATGTTGTTTCAACAGACTTTTGGGGAGGTCATTTATCCTTCGCCTACGCCCTTTTTTCCCACTACCGGCAAGATGGGACAGACCTATAAGATCCCCCAGCAATTTTTCAACGCCCAGCATACGGCCGAGGTAGAGTTGCTCCAGGGGATCAACACCGGTACCCTGGATACGTTGTACAAGAAGTTCCAGGTGACCGATGACTATGCACAACCCAATGACTACTACGACGTACCCTACCGGAAAAATATACCACCGTCCCTGGCTACCTTGCAGATTACCTCCGACTCTGTGTTTGTAATCCCCCGGCCCATTTCCCCGGCGGCCGATCCCACGCATTTTCTCATCCGGATCCTGAACCTCAGCTCCGGTCCCGATGCGGCCAACCTGGTCGGGGGGATGCGCCTGGCGTATGCCAACGGCGCGCATGTGGCGACGGGTGCGGCGGATACCCTGACCATCCCCGGGAATTATTCAGGGTATATCGAATTGCCTTACGGGACCTACCAGTTCAAGGTATTGACGGCCCAAAACGCCCAGGTGCCGAGCGCCCAACAGGATGTGGTGTCGACCTCGGCGGGCTTGTCGCTCACTGAGGCAACCGGTACGATGAGCGGTTCCCCCCTGACCTATGCGCCCATCATCACCTACCAACCGGGTGGGGTGTACACGATCGTCGTCAATACCAACAACGACTTCCAGGTCCCTTACGGAAACGGTGGCCTCCCCTCTGCTTCCAATTCCTTTTGGGTGATCCCGGATATCACACCCGGCGCCAATGTCACCTATGCCCATTTGCAGGTGGCCAATGCCGTACCCGGGAGCGATATTTCGATAACGGTGGACGGCCAGCCCCTGGGTGGTTCGGTGGCTTTTCCCGGCGCCGGGGCATACCAGGTGTATGTGAGCGGGACACACCAGGTACAGGTCACCGACAAAGGTGGACAGATCATGGCGCAGAAAACCCTTACCCTTAACGGGGGGGATAATATAACGGCCTGGGTGTATCCCGGTCCAGGTGGTGCGGACTCCATCCTGCCTGTGCAAAATAACCTGAGCGGGAGCTGGTACAGCCCGACTACCGGCGGAGACGGTTCCTCTGCGGCCACCAGCCAGTATCATACGTATTACCCTTTTTGGATCCGCTTCCTGAACCTTTGTCCGGACCTGCCCCTCGTCACCTTCACACAAGCGAACGGGCAATTGTTCCCGGACAATATCGGCTACGGTTCTTCCGCCCTGGCTGCCCAGAACCTGGCCCCGGGAGGGTTGCCCGATACCTACCTCCAATACGTCGCCAGCTTTTATACCATGCCTGCCCAGATCCAGGTCTATCAATCGCAACCCCTGGTCCTGCCGGGAGACTGGTTGTCGGATATACCGGCCCTGACGCCATCTGATTTTGTGAACAGCACGGCAGCCAGTTATCCTTACGGGCTGCCCACCAGCACGGGTGAACCGGGCGTCTATACTGTTGCACTTGTCGGAACAGGCGCGGCTGCGCAGATGATCATCGTAAAACACAACCAATAA
- a CDS encoding fasciclin domain-containing protein — MTHKIGWWLLPLVWLAVSCSKNEEPPKTVGQAIPYTGAPNRTLQALIDSIPTLRIYDSIYHHSDLGHLLDSLRGAQGAKYYTLFAPADEAFQKAGITLSQVGSYAPAVLDSIAFYLAATGSYTTEGLSTLQGYQPLNTLLQVTSIQSSYQGQPWNPGNGFSAQNPYIYTLYVGWTNGTLMQNGRPVGANQGIQATDGVLWETDTLVTKPTQEAYAVIAGDTSFSFFMAAGEISDSIYSNNYISVSRPVYTSGPDTVFLQLMAGLAPRTFFVPTNNAFRKAGFQSVTDIYNYILQSYNVVSGNFYDQNYNVIVTNMDSILNYHQSTGVFYTQDMLSDPSLNMYVESPTGAGQYNQHPVYLYLTFSNVNGQVVLHRQDFPGGRAATVVAPYDMTTLNGVVHSVDNLLLPQP; from the coding sequence ATGACACATAAAATTGGGTGGTGGCTCCTGCCGCTGGTATGGTTAGCGGTTTCCTGCAGCAAAAACGAAGAGCCGCCGAAAACGGTCGGTCAGGCCATCCCCTATACCGGGGCGCCCAACCGGACGCTACAGGCGCTCATCGATTCGATCCCGACCTTGCGGATTTACGACTCGATCTATCATCATTCGGACCTGGGTCACCTGCTGGACAGCCTGCGCGGCGCGCAGGGAGCCAAATATTATACGCTCTTCGCTCCGGCCGACGAGGCCTTCCAAAAGGCGGGCATTACCCTGTCGCAGGTGGGAAGTTATGCGCCGGCCGTCCTGGATAGCATTGCCTTCTACCTGGCGGCTACGGGCTCATATACCACGGAAGGGTTGAGCACCCTTCAAGGATACCAGCCCCTGAATACCCTTTTGCAGGTCACCAGCATACAAAGCAGTTATCAAGGGCAACCCTGGAACCCCGGGAATGGATTCAGCGCCCAAAATCCCTATATCTACACCCTTTACGTGGGTTGGACCAACGGGACGCTGATGCAGAACGGGCGCCCCGTCGGGGCCAATCAGGGTATTCAAGCCACGGACGGCGTACTGTGGGAAACGGATACGCTTGTCACCAAGCCCACCCAGGAGGCCTATGCCGTTATCGCGGGCGACACCAGTTTCAGTTTCTTCATGGCGGCCGGCGAGATCAGCGATTCGATATATAGCAACAACTATATTTCTGTGTCCCGTCCCGTATATACCTCGGGACCCGATACGGTTTTCCTGCAATTGATGGCCGGCCTTGCGCCCAGGACTTTTTTCGTGCCCACCAACAATGCCTTCAGGAAGGCGGGTTTTCAATCGGTGACGGATATCTACAATTATATCCTGCAATCCTATAACGTCGTCTCGGGCAATTTTTACGACCAGAATTATAATGTCATCGTCACCAATATGGACTCCATCCTGAATTACCACCAGAGCACGGGCGTGTTCTATACCCAGGATATGCTCAGCGACCCCTCCCTCAATATGTACGTGGAGAGCCCGACCGGGGCGGGGCAATACAACCAGCATCCTGTCTATTTATACCTGACGTTCAGTAACGTGAACGGGCAAGTGGTCCTTCACCGGCAGGACTTCCCGGGGGGAAGAGCGGCCACGGTGGTCGCCCCCTATGATATGACCACCCTTAACGGGGTTGTGCATTCGGTGGATAATTTATTGCTACCCCAACCTTAA
- a CDS encoding fasciclin domain-containing protein: protein MQKSIIISCLVLCVIGCNKPNYQSQQQANATLQNAGDYINNNFDYTLFAAALKKTGFLDTLNNPNASFTVFVPTNEAFNADSILSPSDFDKIPIDTLRTMMRSYILRQKLFFSDIPANMDNLYPNLNGVNLYLSAFSTSSGYTSFFLVDGVRVTGFTNAAGNATTYDVPQANAVIHVLPTVMKSNAYTVQDFLTARPDLSDFVAACKHFNLWDGLKTANPATVYAVNNAGMEGRGLTADSIARLDTSQYYPALFSGYVEYPHHLFVWDLTVISAFANATGVSYNSNAIFPLAGGYSFIMTGTYGGFGCYMIDLAGNYIGPIPSPYGYPETTPYVPGETDFTCSNGVVHILSDLVVLPSAVHK, encoded by the coding sequence ATGCAAAAAAGTATAATAATATCTTGCCTGGTCTTGTGCGTTATCGGCTGTAATAAGCCCAATTACCAAAGCCAGCAGCAGGCCAATGCGACCCTCCAGAATGCCGGAGACTATATCAATAACAATTTTGACTATACGCTTTTCGCCGCCGCCCTCAAAAAGACCGGTTTCCTGGATACGCTAAACAATCCCAACGCCTCCTTTACCGTATTCGTGCCGACGAATGAGGCGTTCAACGCGGACAGCATCCTGTCCCCTTCGGATTTTGACAAGATCCCCATCGATACGCTCCGGACGATGATGCGGTCATATATCCTCCGGCAGAAGTTGTTCTTTAGCGACATCCCTGCCAATATGGACAACCTCTACCCCAACCTGAACGGGGTGAACCTATATCTTTCGGCTTTTTCAACAAGCAGCGGATACACGTCGTTCTTTCTTGTAGACGGGGTGAGGGTAACGGGGTTCACCAATGCGGCCGGCAACGCGACGACGTACGACGTTCCGCAGGCTAATGCGGTGATACACGTGCTGCCCACGGTGATGAAGTCGAACGCGTACACCGTCCAGGATTTCCTTACCGCCCGCCCCGACCTGTCGGACTTTGTCGCGGCCTGTAAACACTTTAACCTTTGGGACGGCCTGAAGACGGCCAACCCGGCCACTGTGTACGCCGTTAACAATGCGGGCATGGAGGGCAGGGGGCTGACCGCCGACAGCATTGCCCGGTTGGATACCAGCCAGTATTATCCCGCGCTGTTCTCCGGTTACGTCGAGTACCCACACCACCTGTTCGTATGGGACCTCACGGTTATCTCGGCCTTTGCCAATGCGACAGGCGTCTCTTATAATTCCAACGCCATTTTCCCCCTGGCCGGCGGATATTCTTTTATCATGACGGGCACCTACGGCGGATTCGGGTGTTATATGATCGACCTGGCAGGGAATTACATCGGCCCCATTCCCAGCCCGTACGGTTACCCCGAAACCACCCCCTATGTACCGGGGGAGACGGATTTTACCTGTTCTAACGGGGTCGTCCATATCCTCTCGGACCTGGTGGTATTACCCAGCGCCGTACATAAATAA